One part of the Dyadobacter sp. 676 genome encodes these proteins:
- the hemF gene encoding oxygen-dependent coproporphyrinogen oxidase — protein sequence MKVEDIESFFKDLQDRICSAIESADGGAQFHEDLWQHHSGGGGRTRLIQHGGIIEKGGVNFSSVKGEVHPRLRAQMNLGDDASPQFTATGVSIVMHPRNPHVPIIHMNVRYFELDNGTCWFGGGIDLTPHYVVEEDARTFHRALKDACDKHHPGFYPRFKAWADDYFFIPHRNETRGVGGIFFDYLKPDEPGNGEGLSKARLFGFVKEIGESFAPIYTALMKKYADKPFTEQQKQWQYLRRGRYVEFNLVWDRGTKFGLETNGRTESILMSLPPQANWEYNFTPEPGSEETATLGWLRKGIIW from the coding sequence ATGAAAGTTGAAGATATAGAATCGTTTTTCAAGGATTTACAAGACCGCATTTGTTCAGCTATCGAATCTGCCGATGGCGGTGCGCAATTTCACGAAGACCTCTGGCAGCACCATTCCGGCGGGGGCGGCCGTACGCGGCTGATCCAGCACGGCGGCATAATTGAAAAAGGCGGTGTCAATTTTTCAAGCGTGAAAGGCGAGGTACATCCCAGGTTACGCGCGCAGATGAACCTGGGCGACGACGCCAGCCCGCAGTTCACGGCTACGGGCGTGTCCATCGTGATGCACCCGCGCAATCCTCACGTGCCTATCATACACATGAACGTGCGGTATTTCGAGCTCGATAATGGTACCTGCTGGTTCGGCGGGGGCATCGATCTCACACCGCATTATGTGGTGGAAGAAGACGCGCGCACGTTCCATCGCGCTTTGAAAGACGCCTGCGACAAACATCATCCCGGTTTTTACCCCCGGTTTAAAGCATGGGCCGACGATTACTTTTTCATCCCGCACCGCAATGAAACCCGCGGGGTGGGCGGCATTTTCTTCGATTACCTCAAACCCGACGAACCCGGCAACGGTGAGGGCTTATCCAAAGCCCGGCTTTTCGGATTTGTAAAGGAAATAGGAGAAAGTTTTGCCCCGATTTACACGGCGCTGATGAAGAAGTACGCCGACAAGCCGTTTACCGAACAACAAAAACAATGGCAATATCTGCGCCGGGGAAGATATGTCGAGTTCAACCTGGTATGGGACCGTGGCACGAAATTCGGCCTAGAAACCAATGGCCGGACCGAATCCATTCTGATGAGTCTGCCACCTCAGGCCAACTGGGAATACAATTTCACTCCCGAACCGGGCTCGGAGGAAACCGCAACCCTAGGCTGGCTCCGCAAGGGCATAATCTGGTAA
- a CDS encoding FG-GAP-like repeat-containing protein — translation MHDWGVSVASAGDVNGDGYSDVIVGAFLYDNGQTDEGAALVYHGSATGVVTVGPQMLESNQAGAQMGYSAASAGDVNGDGYSDVIVGADQYDNGETDEGAAFTYHGSATGVSTTASAMLESNQAIASMGLSVASAGDVNGDGYSDVIVGAPGYDNGEPSEGAAFVYHGSSGGINTTATSMVESNQANASMGYSVASAGDVNGDGYSDVIVGALYYSNGQEEEGIAFIYQGSTSGISTTAAATLESNQAGAQMGISVASAGDVNGDGYSDVIVGAIDYSNGQNEEGAAFIYHGSASGINATAAAVVESNQAGAIMGCSVSSAGDVNGDGYSDVIVGAQNYDNGDNNEGAAFIYHGSATGISTTFAAMVEGNQGGAGMGSSVAGTGDVNGDGYSDVIVGAYFYDNGESNEGAAFIYHGSPAGINTTAAGMIESNTAGASMGVSVASAGDVNGDGYSDVIVGAYRYSNGQSAEGAAFIYLGSVTGINTAATTMLESNQSGALMGISVSGAGDVNGDGYSDVIVGANQYDNGQTDEGAAFVYYGNQATISNRNNLNLYNVDLATPISSSNFPLASFGTGLYVKSFLGRAKGKLVWETKVSYEPYSGTPITNSVLYTSRQPGFTDLTVMGTELKSLVAKQAGKYTKVRARAQYDPVTAITGQMYGPWRYVPSLTAGTGGALPVDLISFKVAWQQQGRTARVNFVTENESEICCYEVEKSDNGFHFNVIGHLDARNAAETHTYNFIDLQANGKKQYYRLKTIHATGETDYSRIVLLQDKTVTEILVFPNPTADVLQLQLNRAYSNIQVQIVNSAGRVVQQLSASPDANQTIKIPVSNLMTGSYFLFMRTEEDKQAIQFIKQ, via the coding sequence ATGCACGACTGGGGGGTTTCGGTGGCCAGCGCCGGGGATGTGAACGGTGACGGGTACAGTGATGTGATTGTGGGCGCATTCCTTTACGACAACGGCCAGACCGATGAAGGGGCCGCCCTCGTATACCATGGTTCGGCGACAGGGGTTGTTACCGTGGGCCCGCAAATGCTGGAAAGTAACCAGGCCGGTGCACAAATGGGGTATTCCGCCGCCAGCGCCGGGGATGTGAATGGGGACGGATACAGCGATGTCATCGTCGGGGCCGATCAATACGACAACGGCGAAACCGATGAAGGGGCCGCTTTTACCTATCACGGCTCAGCGACAGGGGTCAGTACTACTGCTTCTGCCATGCTGGAAAGTAACCAGGCGATCGCCAGTATGGGACTTTCGGTGGCCAGCGCCGGGGATGTGAATGGGGATGGGTATAGTGATGTGATTGTGGGAGCCCCAGGGTACGACAACGGTGAACCCAGTGAAGGTGCGGCCTTTGTATATCATGGATCTTCCGGTGGGATTAATACCACGGCGACGTCCATGGTGGAAAGCAACCAGGCAAATGCCAGTATGGGCTATTCCGTGGCCAGTGCCGGGGATGTGAACGGGGACGGTTACAGTGATGTCATCGTAGGAGCACTCTATTATAGCAATGGACAAGAAGAGGAAGGAATCGCTTTCATCTATCAGGGTTCAACATCAGGGATCAGTACCACGGCCGCTGCCACGCTGGAAAGCAACCAGGCCGGCGCGCAGATGGGCATTTCTGTTGCCAGTGCCGGGGATGTGAACGGGGATGGGTACAGTGACGTGATCGTGGGAGCTATCGATTATAGTAATGGGCAGAATGAGGAAGGAGCTGCTTTTATCTACCACGGTTCAGCATCAGGGATCAATGCCACCGCCGCTGCCGTCGTAGAAAGCAATCAGGCAGGTGCCATCATGGGTTGTTCGGTATCCAGCGCCGGGGATGTGAACGGGGATGGTTACAGCGATGTGATCGTCGGCGCTCAAAACTACGACAATGGCGATAACAATGAGGGGGCCGCATTTATCTACCATGGCTCAGCCACGGGGATCAGTACCACCTTCGCCGCTATGGTAGAAGGCAACCAGGGAGGTGCAGGAATGGGCTCGTCTGTAGCCGGTACCGGAGATGTGAACGGTGACGGGTACAGCGATGTCATTGTGGGCGCATACTTTTACGACAACGGCGAATCCAATGAGGGGGCTGCCTTTATCTATCATGGCTCGCCGGCAGGGATCAATACCACCGCCGCGGGTATGATCGAAAGCAACACGGCAGGTGCAAGTATGGGCGTTTCTGTGGCCAGCGCGGGGGATGTGAACGGGGATGGGTACAGCGATGTCATCGTAGGGGCGTATCGGTACTCCAATGGTCAAAGTGCCGAGGGGGCTGCCTTTATCTACCTGGGCTCAGTCACCGGGATTAATACAGCAGCTACGACCATGTTAGAAAGCAACCAGTCCGGTGCCTTAATGGGCATTTCTGTATCCGGTGCCGGTGATGTAAACGGGGACGGGTACAGCGATGTCATCGTCGGGGCGAATCAATACGACAACGGCCAGACTGATGAAGGTGCCGCTTTTGTATATTATGGCAACCAGGCAACGATCAGTAACCGCAATAACCTGAACCTGTACAATGTTGACCTTGCCACCCCGATCAGCAGCAGCAATTTTCCGCTTGCCAGCTTCGGCACAGGCCTGTATGTCAAATCCTTCCTGGGCAGGGCGAAAGGCAAGCTGGTTTGGGAAACCAAGGTCAGCTACGAGCCTTACAGCGGCACTCCCATTACCAACAGTGTTCTGTACACCTCCCGGCAACCCGGCTTTACGGACCTGACGGTAATGGGTACCGAGCTTAAAAGCCTGGTGGCCAAGCAAGCAGGAAAGTACACCAAAGTAAGGGCCAGGGCCCAGTATGACCCGGTGACAGCTATCACCGGACAGATGTATGGCCCATGGCGGTATGTACCTTCCCTGACTGCTGGTACAGGCGGCGCTTTGCCGGTAGATTTGATCTCGTTCAAAGTCGCCTGGCAGCAGCAGGGCCGGACGGCGCGCGTCAACTTTGTGACCGAGAATGAAAGCGAGATCTGTTGCTATGAAGTCGAGAAAAGCGACAATGGCTTTCATTTCAATGTGATCGGCCATCTGGATGCCAGAAATGCCGCGGAGACGCATACCTACAACTTTATTGACCTTCAGGCCAATGGCAAAAAACAGTACTACCGCTTAAAGACTATCCATGCTACGGGTGAGACCGATTACAGCCGGATTGTTTTGTTGCAGGATAAAACGGTGACGGAAATCCTGGTCTTCCCCAACCCGACAGCCGATGTATTGCAGCTGCAACTCAACAGGGCTTATAGCAACATCCAGGTGCAGATTGTAAATAGTGCAGGGAGGGTGGTCCAACAACTTTCGGCCAGCCCGGATGCCAATCAAACGATCAAAATCCCTGTTAGCAATCTGATGACGGGTAGCTACTTTTTGTTTATGCGGACTGAGGAAGATAAACAGGCCATACAGTTTATCAAACAATGA
- a CDS encoding PepSY-like domain-containing protein gives MKKLATFLAFLLFAACDNEKVVDENKLPVNAQDYIEAHFPDARISQVVRERDNLETTYDVILDNQVKLEFDHKGDCYSIESRRTEKLPDTVIPVKVLEYIREHYPDAFITDWEKDRTDQEVRLSNHKELVFNLAGTFLRIDD, from the coding sequence ATGAAAAAACTGGCAACGTTTCTGGCCTTTCTCCTGTTTGCTGCCTGTGACAATGAAAAAGTAGTGGATGAAAACAAGCTTCCGGTCAATGCACAGGATTATATCGAGGCCCACTTCCCCGACGCCCGAATTTCGCAGGTAGTGCGCGAGCGCGACAACCTGGAAACCACCTATGACGTCATTCTCGATAACCAGGTAAAACTCGAATTTGATCACAAGGGCGATTGTTACAGTATCGAAAGCCGCCGCACTGAAAAACTGCCAGATACCGTTATCCCCGTCAAAGTACTCGAATACATCCGGGAGCATTACCCCGACGCCTTCATTACCGACTGGGAAAAGGACCGGACAGACCAGGAAGTGCGGCTATCGAACCACAAAGAGCTGGTTTTCAACCTTGCAGGTACCTTCTTGCGCATTGATGACTGA
- a CDS encoding NAD(P)H-dependent oxidoreductase: MNILHIDCSPRADSHSRQLSASIVEKLLTIHPDANISRRDLGYEPIPIPHTASDYAAALATPVTLAAIDPCGDAVRLSEHLIREIEACDVIVIGTPMNNFTIPSVLKAWIDQILRVDRTMRSTPAGKVGMLRDRPVFVGIAAGAVFAGDRANQPDFLTPYLSAAFGCIGLNSVYYLPLQATAFLDNTQAAEKRQLLISMIEPVMLSISDLA, encoded by the coding sequence ATGAATATTCTTCATATTGATTGTAGCCCGCGAGCCGATTCGCACAGCCGTCAACTCTCGGCTTCAATAGTAGAAAAGCTCCTGACGATCCATCCTGATGCAAATATCAGTCGTCGAGACCTTGGATACGAACCGATACCGATACCTCACACGGCGTCAGATTATGCGGCAGCGTTAGCAACACCTGTGACGCTGGCGGCTATCGATCCGTGTGGAGACGCCGTGCGTTTGTCTGAGCATCTAATTCGAGAGATCGAGGCCTGCGATGTGATTGTGATCGGAACACCGATGAATAACTTCACGATCCCCTCCGTGCTAAAGGCATGGATTGACCAGATTCTCCGTGTTGATCGGACGATGCGGTCGACCCCAGCCGGGAAGGTCGGAATGCTGCGAGACCGGCCCGTCTTTGTCGGCATTGCCGCAGGTGCCGTCTTCGCCGGGGACCGGGCTAACCAGCCTGACTTCCTGACGCCATATCTTTCAGCGGCCTTCGGATGCATTGGGCTCAATTCGGTCTACTACCTGCCGTTGCAAGCCACCGCATTCCTGGATAATACACAGGCCGCCGAGAAGCGACAGTTACTCATTTCCATGATCGAACCCGTGATGCTCAGCATATCGGACTTGGCGTAA
- a CDS encoding TonB-dependent receptor yields MIRIILLLFLSVNFVFAQEFTSVVRGSVKDADTGLPLAQATVQLDDKGSMTDEAGQFRFEGVGVGRHILTVSFVGYQTLVIQEILLESGKENVQEVRLSATGRQLQEATVSGNRPPAFNSVQAITAEQTLRYAATYLDPARVATSFAGVAAANDQANGLVVRGNSPNSMQWRLEGVEIVNPNHLSNAGTFSDRPTSTGGGVNILSTQLMGTSYFMSGPFPSQYGNATGAILDMALRKGNDEQTEFTGQAGLIGLDLAAEGRLFRKSKASYLVNYRYSFTGLLGAMGVNFGGEDIRFQDLAFHLNFPTRKGGRFAIFGMGGVSKNTFEPDKDTTAWQFEKDGRYVYYENKMGAAGATLDQPVGRRASLRTALVASGLNTFRKAYQVDPATLQHGDLIGNDGIVNGKISFNSTLNYKIRSGVAFRGGLYMTSQQYRMPPAFPDLEVKSWYIQPFVSWSHRAGAFVTEVGLHGMISRVQRPGVKASALVEPRLSVKWLGAPDKQLSVSYGLHSQLQTPNVYSSVYGMTNIGQNFDLKPTRAHQVTLAYQQFFKRGSSLKIEAYWQHQFDVPVGTDMRDNYSAINLIEERPDVRLYNQGTGRNYGLEATFQKYLASQFYLLVSGSLYKATYTDYLGLRHDSRFDGGHTFSVTTGREFKARHGGLWGVNAKILWLGGFRDRPIDAAYAAYLKQTIYVYQADYSVKMKDYFRPDLRIYWKKGRVKFNRTLAIDLQNVSGTKNEAYRYFDTRQKRVVVQKQLGLIPVLSYRVEF; encoded by the coding sequence ATGATCCGCATCATTTTACTGCTCTTTCTTTCCGTCAATTTTGTTTTTGCCCAGGAATTTACATCCGTTGTGCGCGGGAGCGTGAAAGACGCCGATACCGGCCTGCCGCTGGCGCAAGCGACCGTTCAGCTTGACGACAAAGGCAGCATGACCGACGAAGCGGGGCAGTTCCGTTTTGAAGGAGTAGGGGTAGGCCGGCATATTCTAACGGTATCGTTCGTAGGCTACCAGACTCTCGTAATCCAGGAGATATTGCTCGAATCGGGCAAGGAAAACGTGCAGGAAGTGCGGCTCAGCGCTACCGGCAGGCAGTTACAAGAGGCAACCGTATCGGGCAACAGGCCGCCGGCATTCAACAGCGTGCAGGCCATTACCGCGGAACAAACCCTGCGCTACGCGGCCACCTACCTCGATCCTGCGCGTGTAGCGACCTCCTTCGCAGGAGTAGCCGCAGCCAACGATCAGGCCAACGGACTGGTGGTACGCGGCAACTCGCCGAACAGTATGCAATGGCGCCTGGAAGGAGTGGAGATCGTGAACCCGAACCATCTGTCGAATGCAGGAACGTTTAGTGACCGACCGACATCGACCGGGGGAGGGGTGAATATTTTGAGCACGCAGTTGATGGGAACATCCTATTTTATGAGCGGCCCGTTTCCTTCACAGTATGGAAATGCCACTGGGGCTATTCTGGACATGGCTCTGAGAAAGGGTAACGACGAGCAAACGGAATTTACCGGCCAGGCAGGTTTGATTGGCCTCGATCTGGCGGCAGAGGGCCGGCTTTTCAGAAAATCGAAAGCGTCCTATCTCGTCAACTACCGTTATTCGTTCACCGGCCTGCTCGGTGCGATGGGCGTGAATTTTGGTGGAGAGGATATCCGGTTTCAGGACCTTGCCTTTCATCTCAACTTCCCGACGCGGAAGGGTGGCCGGTTTGCCATATTCGGCATGGGAGGAGTGAGCAAAAACACCTTTGAGCCGGATAAGGACACGACTGCGTGGCAGTTTGAGAAAGATGGCCGCTATGTGTATTACGAGAACAAAATGGGCGCCGCGGGCGCAACATTAGACCAGCCGGTCGGACGCCGGGCGTCACTGCGGACCGCGCTGGTGGCCTCCGGCCTCAACACTTTCCGTAAAGCATATCAAGTCGATCCAGCTACATTGCAGCACGGTGACCTGATTGGAAACGATGGTATTGTGAACGGCAAAATTTCGTTTAACTCCACGCTGAACTACAAGATCCGTTCGGGTGTGGCATTCAGGGGTGGTTTATACATGACTTCGCAGCAATACAGGATGCCACCCGCTTTTCCCGATTTGGAAGTAAAGTCGTGGTATATTCAGCCATTTGTTAGCTGGTCGCATCGGGCGGGAGCATTTGTAACAGAGGTTGGTTTGCACGGTATGATCAGCCGGGTACAAAGGCCGGGAGTAAAAGCCAGTGCGCTTGTCGAACCACGCCTAAGCGTGAAGTGGTTGGGAGCGCCCGACAAGCAGTTGAGCGTAAGTTATGGCTTGCATAGCCAGTTACAAACTCCAAATGTATATTCATCCGTATATGGGATGACCAATATCGGCCAAAATTTCGATCTGAAACCGACCCGTGCACATCAGGTAACCCTTGCCTATCAGCAATTTTTCAAGCGAGGCAGCAGTCTGAAAATCGAAGCATATTGGCAGCACCAGTTCGATGTGCCGGTCGGGACCGACATGCGGGACAACTATTCGGCCATTAACCTTATCGAGGAACGTCCGGATGTGCGCTTGTACAATCAGGGAACCGGCCGGAATTACGGCTTGGAGGCTACTTTTCAAAAGTACCTCGCCAGTCAGTTTTATTTGCTTGTTTCTGGTTCGCTCTACAAGGCAACGTATACCGACTACCTGGGCCTGCGGCATGATAGCCGCTTTGATGGAGGGCATACGTTCAGCGTCACTACCGGGAGGGAATTCAAAGCGCGGCACGGCGGGTTATGGGGCGTGAATGCAAAGATATTGTGGCTGGGTGGTTTCCGCGACAGGCCTATCGATGCCGCATATGCTGCCTATTTGAAACAAACCATTTATGTGTACCAGGCTGATTATTCCGTTAAAATGAAAGATTACTTCCGTCCCGACCTCCGGATATACTGGAAAAAAGGCCGGGTAAAATTCAATCGGACCCTCGCGATCGATCTGCAGAATGTATCAGGGACTAAAAATGAGGCCTACCGGTATTTTGATACCCGACAGAAGCGGGTTGTAGTGCAAAAGCAACTCGGGTTGATTCCGGTGTTGAGTTATCGGGTAGAGTTTTAG
- a CDS encoding integrin alpha — MNLKPLLLTVLVLPLSFTQLKELPSVTQPCAAPQPSLAAFNGSLGGQPLKGPEIEKLKESDWYTAAMKSLQESEYHFKKTGNSYSTPNRKNNLRFHYDENGFTVQPRTTRIPVGDFDISATPDEIQYKTLPDWKVAFNLDKEQIGPGTWEIAGSKAEYKTENVTVQYINNQEGMRQNFIVQKPLSDDEDLKLNFSVQTTLEQRLSSDRLQFVHGQSGVVLNYEQLKVWDATGKILAANFEKDHGDYAIRVHTQGAVYPITIDPISTTAAAMLESNQAAANMGFSVSSAGDVNGDGYSDVIVGARTYDNGQNNEGAAFLYYGSATGISTGISTMLESNQVGAQMGYSAASAGDVNGDGYSDVIVGAYSYDNGQENEGAAFIYHGSVAGISTTAAAMLESNQPNASMGLSVSSAGDVNGDGYSDVIVGAYSYDSGQSNEGAAFIYHGSATGINMTAAAMVESDQANANMGISVSSAGDVNGDGYSDVIVGAYSYDNGQVNEGAAFVYHGSATGIDMTAAAMVESNQSVAYMGISVASAGDINGDGYSDVIAGAYFYDNGESDEGAAFVYYGSSTGISTTVSTMLESNQVNARLGGFGGQRRGCER, encoded by the coding sequence ATGAACCTGAAACCTTTACTGTTAACCGTGCTGGTTTTGCCGCTGTCGTTTACGCAGCTTAAAGAACTACCCTCAGTCACCCAGCCCTGTGCTGCGCCACAGCCATCGCTGGCAGCTTTTAATGGATCTTTGGGAGGCCAGCCACTGAAAGGTCCCGAGATCGAAAAGTTAAAAGAAAGCGACTGGTACACAGCTGCGATGAAAAGCCTGCAAGAAAGCGAATACCATTTCAAGAAAACAGGGAACAGTTACAGCACGCCCAACCGGAAAAACAACCTTCGTTTTCATTATGATGAAAACGGGTTTACCGTTCAGCCGCGCACTACCCGTATACCCGTTGGTGATTTCGATATCAGCGCTACCCCGGATGAAATACAATACAAGACCCTGCCGGACTGGAAAGTCGCCTTTAACCTGGATAAGGAGCAAATTGGCCCGGGCACCTGGGAGATTGCCGGAAGCAAAGCCGAATATAAAACCGAAAACGTCACCGTGCAGTATATCAACAACCAGGAAGGTATGCGGCAGAATTTTATTGTTCAGAAGCCTTTGTCGGATGATGAAGACCTGAAACTGAATTTCAGCGTACAGACCACATTGGAACAGCGGCTGAGCAGCGACCGGCTGCAATTTGTGCACGGGCAAAGCGGCGTGGTTTTGAATTACGAACAATTAAAGGTTTGGGATGCCACTGGCAAGATACTGGCAGCAAACTTCGAAAAAGACCACGGCGACTACGCTATTCGTGTCCACACCCAGGGGGCGGTATACCCCATCACCATTGACCCGATCAGTACCACAGCCGCTGCCATGCTGGAATCTAACCAGGCGGCAGCGAATATGGGCTTTTCTGTTTCCAGCGCCGGGGATGTCAACGGGGACGGTTATAGTGATGTCATTGTGGGGGCGCGTACCTACGACAACGGCCAGAACAACGAAGGTGCCGCCTTCCTATATTATGGTTCGGCGACAGGCATCAGTACCGGTATTTCCACCATGCTGGAAAGCAACCAGGTCGGCGCGCAAATGGGCTATTCCGCCGCCAGCGCCGGGGATGTGAACGGGGATGGTTACAGCGATGTGATTGTCGGTGCTTACTCCTACGACAATGGCCAGGAAAACGAGGGGGCAGCCTTTATCTACCATGGCTCAGTCGCAGGGATCAGCACTACCGCAGCCGCGATGCTGGAAAGCAACCAGCCGAATGCGAGTATGGGCCTTTCTGTATCTAGCGCCGGGGATGTGAACGGGGATGGTTACAGCGATGTGATTGTCGGTGCTTACTCCTACGACAGTGGTCAGTCAAACGAGGGGGCAGCCTTTATCTATCATGGCTCGGCCACAGGGATTAATATGACTGCTGCTGCTATGGTCGAAAGCGACCAGGCGAATGCGAATATGGGCATTTCTGTATCGAGCGCCGGGGATGTGAACGGGGATGGTTACAGCGATGTGATTGTCGGTGCTTACTCCTACGACAACGGTCAGGTAAACGAGGGGGCTGCCTTTGTCTATCATGGCTCGGCCACAGGGATCGACATGACAGCCGCTGCAATGGTGGAAAGCAACCAGTCAGTTGCATACATGGGGATCTCCGTGGCCAGTGCCGGGGATATAAATGGGGACGGTTACAGCGATGTGATTGCGGGGGCATACTTCTACGACAATGGTGAAAGCGATGAAGGCGCTGCTTTTGTATACTATGGTTCTTCGACGGGGATCAGTACAACCGTTTCCACCATGCTGGAAAGCAACCAGGTTAATGCACGACTGGGGGGTTTCGGTGGCCAGCGCCGGGGATGTGAACGGTGA
- a CDS encoding o-succinylbenzoate synthase yields MPLKIVYKPHTLHFRREAGTSRGVLTQKTSWIVMITDSEKPGVAGYGECGPLPGLSVDDIPDFEAQLADVCSIFNELDLEVFPFNLGIILEQLIPENLPSVRAGIEMALLDIMNGGRRILFKSGFSGSEEGILMNGLIWMGSYENMLAQVEEKLSQGFTTLKMKVGAIDFAQECRILEAVRERFDKDRITLRVDANGAFTAENVKEKLARLSAFDLHSIEQPVKAGQHELTAEICASSPVPVALDEELIGVAAYREKFALLKKLMPPFIILKPTLLGGFSATSEWIEIANRLGIGWWITSALESNIGLNAIAQYTARFNNPLPQGLGTGQLYTNNFRSPLTVENGHLYYRKEIAWELPDYALAEPA; encoded by the coding sequence ATGCCGTTAAAAATTGTGTATAAGCCACATACGCTTCATTTTCGTAGAGAAGCGGGCACCTCTCGCGGGGTACTTACACAAAAAACATCCTGGATCGTCATGATCACCGATTCGGAGAAGCCCGGCGTAGCCGGTTACGGTGAATGCGGACCGTTACCGGGCCTGAGTGTCGACGATATTCCGGATTTCGAGGCGCAACTCGCCGATGTCTGCAGCATATTCAATGAGCTCGACCTGGAAGTTTTTCCATTCAATCTGGGCATCATTCTCGAACAGCTTATTCCCGAAAACCTTCCTTCCGTTCGCGCGGGTATCGAAATGGCGTTGCTCGACATTATGAACGGCGGCCGGCGGATCCTTTTTAAGAGCGGTTTTTCCGGGAGTGAAGAAGGGATCCTGATGAACGGGCTGATCTGGATGGGTTCTTATGAAAACATGCTGGCGCAGGTAGAGGAAAAGCTCTCACAGGGCTTTACTACCCTGAAAATGAAGGTGGGAGCTATCGATTTTGCGCAGGAGTGCAGGATATTGGAGGCTGTCAGGGAACGGTTCGATAAGGATAGGATTACGCTGCGCGTCGATGCCAATGGCGCATTTACAGCCGAAAATGTGAAGGAGAAACTTGCGCGCCTCAGCGCATTCGACCTGCATTCCATCGAACAGCCGGTAAAAGCCGGGCAGCATGAGCTCACTGCGGAAATTTGCGCATCTTCGCCGGTGCCTGTGGCACTGGATGAAGAGCTGATAGGGGTTGCCGCCTACCGCGAAAAATTTGCATTGCTCAAAAAACTGATGCCGCCCTTTATCATCCTCAAACCGACGTTGCTGGGCGGCTTTTCGGCTACCAGCGAATGGATCGAAATAGCGAACAGATTGGGCATCGGGTGGTGGATCACCTCGGCGCTGGAATCCAATATCGGGCTGAACGCAATTGCGCAATATACGGCCAGGTTTAACAACCCGCTGCCGCAGGGACTGGGCACCGGCCAGCTTTATACCAATAACTTCCGTTCCCCACTTACCGTCGAAAACGGACATTTATATTACCGGAAAGAAATCGCCTGGGAGTTACCAGATTATGCCCTTGCGGAGCCAGCCTAG
- a CDS encoding IS3 family transposase yields the protein MGGRYDRAAAAYIPLGSNFVYLSVILDAYSRKIVGWHLDKTMQAQGSVQALDMALLSRTNPSQPLIHHSDRGVQYCSWKYVNRLRNENVSISMAESGDPNENAMAERVFRTLKEDFKLRGFLSFSAASTSIERAIQAYNNLRPHASIGYLAPNQAHRRSGPLD from the coding sequence TTGGGTGGCCGATATGACCGCGCGGCGGCCGCCTATATCCCATTGGGTTCCAACTTCGTGTACCTGTCGGTGATCCTGGATGCCTACTCACGCAAAATTGTCGGCTGGCACCTGGACAAAACTATGCAGGCGCAGGGATCGGTACAAGCCTTGGACATGGCCCTGTTGTCCAGAACAAATCCTTCGCAACCACTGATCCACCATTCTGATCGCGGCGTGCAATACTGCTCATGGAAATACGTCAACCGGTTGAGAAACGAAAACGTGTCCATCAGCATGGCTGAAAGCGGCGACCCGAATGAGAATGCAATGGCCGAACGCGTCTTCCGAACACTGAAGGAAGATTTTAAACTGAGAGGTTTTCTTTCTTTTTCAGCAGCAAGCACTTCTATCGAACGGGCCATTCAAGCCTATAATAACCTTCGACCACACGCCTCAATCGGATATCTGGCGCCCAACCAGGCGCATCGACGCTCAGGCCCGCTCGACTAA